In one Vanacampus margaritifer isolate UIUO_Vmar chromosome 11, RoL_Vmar_1.0, whole genome shotgun sequence genomic region, the following are encoded:
- the LOC144060705 gene encoding cell surface A33 antigen-like: MTAKKRLEWQNLLLILTVLPTCSSLRVSIPQEEYEAASGGDITLTCSFIPANPDYNLLVLTWEAYPHVADDPMIPVATYFLNNAVDIAPTYEGRAFMDVDVATQQSTLQLTKLTVQDSRHFQCSVKIPNDDEGTTAASTSLLVLVPPSKPLCRLQGTAEYWHNVNLTCMSQEGSPKPTYKWKSYSVENTPRQFPPKTSEKDGALSLFNISREMSGFYICESTNRVGSESCNFTLAVMPANMNYGATAGIIGGVVAGFLLLGLLSFFCYKKRSKKNKNAEGSPKEIEFSDAPEAGTQYRDEESKVKTKQSEYKDAVPQDNHNMGTTELTPEEDHRHGSDSGRYINERDQDSQRDQYRGSRDHLDRNESRGSRDRLDDHRDSRDRLDDQRNRYGGSREGLEDRNDYRGSRDRLDDQRGRYSHDRLDDQRNRYGGSREGLEDRNDYRGSRDRLDDQRGRYGGSRDRHNDAYDH, translated from the exons ATGACGGCAAAGAAGCGACTTGAATGGCAGAATCTTCTTCTGATACTAACAG TGCTTCCCACCTGCAGTAGTTTGCGAGTGTCAATCCCACAGGAAGAATATGAGGCGGCAAGTGGAGGAGATATTACTCTGACATGTTCTTTTATTCCGGCAAATCCGGACTACAACTTGCTGGTTCTCACATGGGAAGCGTATCCTCACGTGGCTGATGATCCAATG ATACCAGTGGCCACCTATTTTCTAAACAACGCAGTCGACATCGCACCCACATATGAAGGTCGGGCATTCATGGACGTGGACGTTGCTACACAACAGAGCACACTGCAACTAACAAAGTTGACCGTACAGGACAGTCGGCACTTCCAGTGCAGCGTCAAAATACCAAATGACGATGAAGGAACTACCGCAGCCTCCACTTCCCTTCTGGTGCTGg TTCCTCCATCCAAACCTCTGTGCAGGCTGCAGGGAACAGCAGAATATTGGCACAATGTCAACCTCACCTGCATGTCTCAGGAGGGCTCCCCAAAACCGACGTATAAATGGAAGAGTTACAGTGTAGAAAACACACCCAGACAATTTCCACCCAAGACTAGCGAGA AGGATGGAGCACTTTCCCTGTTTAACATTTCAAGAGAGATGTCCGGATTCTATATCTGCGAATCAACCAATCGAGTTGGCTCAGAAAGCTGCAACTTCACCTTAGCAGTGATGCCTG CCAACATGAACTACGGGGCCACTGCAGGCATAATTGGTGGTGTTGTCGCTgggtttcttcttcttggccTTCTCAGCTTTTTTTGCTACAAGAAGAGGTCTAAAAAGAACAAGAATGCTGAAGG TTCCCCCAAAGAAATTGAGTTTTCCGATGCTCCTGAAGCTGGAACTCAATATCGGGATGAAGAGTCTAAAGTCAAAACAAAGCAGTCAGAATACAAAGACGCCGTTCCTCAAGACAATCATAACATGGGAACTACTGAACTCACACCGGAAGAAGATCATCGTCATGGTTCCGATAGTGGTAGATATATTAACGAGCGAGACCAGGATAGCCAGCGAGATCAATACCGTGGTAGCCGTGACCACCTTGATAGGAATGAGTCTAGAGGAAGTCGCGACAGGCTTGACGATCACCGTGACAGTCGCGACAGGCTCGACGATCAGCGCAATCGTTACGGTGGCAGTAGAGAAGGCCTCGAAGATCGGAACGACTACAGAGGAAGTCGCGACAGGCTCGACGATCAGCGCGGTCGCTACAGCCATGATAGGCTCGACGATCAGCGCAATCGTTACGGTGGAAGTAGAGAAGGTCTAGAAGATCGGAACGACTACAGAGGAAGTCGCGACAGGCTCGACGATCAGCGCGGGCGTTATGGTGGAAGTCGTGATCGCCATAATGATGCCTATGATCACTAG